One window of Chamaesiphon minutus PCC 6605 genomic DNA carries:
- a CDS encoding ABC transporter substrate-binding protein, which produces MFKISAWFRSVLLVLIAFTLTIACSQKPNPTAPGASPAPTTASSPLVSAAYNWVGYSSHYVAVKQELFAKEGLNVQDLFFQSASEEITAVLAGKVDIAWLTSGDAIQTAAKDPSLKIVYLVDYSNGADGILGRNIATPKDAKGKNAARENVLFEKVLLQAYLKQGGLTEADLKIRDMEAGAAAAAFAAKQVDLAVTYEPFLTKNAKLGGGQIIFSSKDTNLIADVVVVRDKLIKTRSKDLQAYFRAVDKAVKLVMAGDPAALKIAGDKMGVTAAEVKEQLSGVKLFDVAGNKAIAFNKADPKSLIGNLELTAKAAEEFKIVTQPIKVESLYDDSIVKSI; this is translated from the coding sequence ATGTTCAAAATATCGGCTTGGTTTCGCTCTGTTTTATTAGTTCTGATTGCTTTCACATTGACTATTGCTTGTAGCCAAAAACCAAATCCTACTGCACCTGGAGCGAGTCCCGCACCGACAACTGCATCCTCGCCCCTAGTCTCCGCAGCTTACAACTGGGTCGGTTATTCCAGTCATTATGTGGCCGTGAAACAGGAACTATTTGCAAAGGAAGGCTTGAATGTTCAGGACTTATTTTTTCAGAGTGCTAGTGAAGAAATTACTGCGGTACTAGCAGGTAAAGTGGATATCGCTTGGTTGACTTCGGGCGATGCCATTCAGACAGCGGCGAAGGATCCATCCCTTAAGATCGTCTATTTGGTCGATTATTCTAATGGTGCTGATGGGATCCTCGGTCGCAACATTGCCACCCCAAAGGATGCCAAAGGCAAAAATGCTGCCCGTGAAAATGTGCTGTTTGAGAAGGTGTTGCTCCAAGCCTATTTAAAACAGGGGGGCTTAACTGAAGCCGACTTGAAGATTAGGGATATGGAAGCTGGCGCAGCCGCTGCTGCTTTTGCCGCCAAGCAAGTCGATCTGGCGGTGACTTATGAGCCTTTCCTGACCAAAAATGCCAAGTTAGGCGGGGGTCAAATCATCTTTTCCAGCAAAGATACCAACCTAATTGCCGATGTAGTGGTAGTAAGAGACAAGCTCATCAAAACGCGATCGAAAGATCTCCAGGCTTATTTCCGCGCGGTGGATAAAGCAGTAAAATTAGTGATGGCTGGCGATCCAGCGGCTCTGAAAATTGCTGGTGACAAAATGGGCGTAACTGCGGCGGAAGTCAAAGAACAGTTGTCTGGGGTTAAGTTGTTTGATGTAGCTGGCAACAAAGCGATCGCGTTCAACAAAGCCGATCCCAAGAGTTTGATTGGGAATCTAGAACTAACAGCCAAGGCTGCTGAAGAGTTTAAGATTGTGACTCAACCAATCAAAGTCGAATCATTGTACGACGATTCGATCGTCAAATCAATCTAG
- a CDS encoding amino acid ABC transporter substrate-binding protein produces the protein MHPKMFSWGAIALLFMFSTACARLSSKPPTAPGQAETLAKGRLATVLSRGKLVCGVSGELPGFSFLGKDGKYQGLDVDICRAVASAIFDNPQAVEFRNLNAKERFTALQSGEVDILSRNTTYTMSRDTSVGLEFAPTVFYDGQGIMVKKASGIKSLADLKGKAICIQTGTTTEQNLTDRMRQRGLTYTPVVFEDVNTTFATYSEGRCEGVTADRSQLVSRRSTLPKPDDHIILPEVLSKEPLAPAIASGDSSWGDVVRWTIYALIEAEEMKLTAQTVTQQSTNPDPTVRRLLGLEGDLGKGMGLPNDFALRIIRHVGNYGEIYDRNLGEQTLLKLPRGQNQLWNQGGLLYSPPFR, from the coding sequence ATGCACCCAAAAATGTTTAGCTGGGGCGCGATCGCCCTTTTATTCATGTTTTCCACTGCTTGTGCTAGGCTTTCCTCTAAGCCGCCGACAGCCCCTGGGCAAGCGGAAACCTTAGCAAAGGGACGACTGGCGACGGTATTGAGTAGGGGCAAACTGGTTTGTGGGGTCAGTGGCGAACTGCCAGGATTTAGCTTTTTGGGCAAAGATGGGAAGTATCAGGGACTCGATGTCGATATTTGTCGAGCGGTGGCTAGTGCGATCTTTGATAATCCTCAAGCCGTAGAATTTCGTAATCTCAATGCCAAGGAACGTTTCACTGCCCTGCAATCAGGGGAGGTGGATATTCTCAGTCGGAATACGACTTATACCATGAGCCGCGATACCTCTGTGGGGTTAGAGTTTGCGCCGACGGTATTTTACGATGGGCAGGGAATTATGGTCAAAAAGGCTAGCGGCATTAAATCTTTAGCCGATCTCAAAGGCAAGGCAATTTGTATTCAAACGGGTACGACTACAGAGCAGAATTTGACCGATCGAATGCGTCAGCGGGGGCTAACCTATACGCCTGTGGTGTTTGAAGATGTAAATACGACTTTTGCGACTTACTCCGAAGGGCGGTGTGAAGGGGTGACAGCCGATCGATCTCAACTGGTTTCCCGTCGCAGTACTTTACCAAAACCTGACGATCATATTATTTTACCGGAAGTCTTATCGAAGGAGCCGCTTGCTCCCGCGATCGCCAGTGGCGATTCGAGCTGGGGTGATGTGGTGCGCTGGACGATTTACGCCCTGATTGAGGCGGAAGAGATGAAGCTGACTGCCCAAACGGTGACACAGCAGAGTACTAATCCAGATCCAACTGTGCGGCGGCTGTTGGGCTTGGAAGGGGATTTGGGAAAGGGGATGGGATTACCAAATGACTTTGCGCTGCGGATTATTAGGCATGTCGGTAATTATGGCGAAATCTACGATCGCAACCTGGGGGAGCAAACGCTGCTGAAGTTGCCGAGGGGTCAAAATCAATTGTGGAATCAGGGTGGGTTGCTATATTCGCCGCCGTTTAGGTAG
- a CDS encoding ABC transporter ATP-binding protein yields the protein MNSRTLQEFTPVKLADRQAPKLSVENLSKSYPVRGDRHLTVLENINLEIFPREFTCLVGASGCGKSTLLNIIAGLTPPSTGKVLVDGRSVTGKPGSDRGMVFQGYTLYPWLTVAQNIAFGLQFQHMSKSEQRDKVSYFLNVVGLEKFANSYPKQLSGGMKQRVAIARALANEPAVLLMDEPFGALDAQTKEQMQEFLLELWSKTHVTVLMITHDVEEAIYLSQRIYVLSCRPGRVKSEITIDLPEHRELDIKLAPEFVAIKRQVLQLMRQE from the coding sequence ATGAACAGTCGCACACTTCAAGAATTTACTCCTGTCAAATTAGCCGATCGCCAAGCCCCAAAACTATCGGTTGAAAATCTTTCCAAATCTTACCCCGTCCGAGGAGATCGACACTTAACAGTACTAGAAAATATCAATCTTGAAATTTTCCCCAGAGAATTTACTTGTCTGGTGGGAGCATCTGGTTGTGGCAAGTCAACTCTGCTCAATATTATCGCCGGACTCACCCCACCTTCTACCGGAAAGGTATTGGTAGACGGTCGCTCGGTCACAGGTAAACCAGGTTCCGATCGCGGGATGGTATTTCAAGGTTATACCCTTTATCCGTGGTTGACAGTCGCCCAAAATATCGCTTTTGGGTTGCAATTCCAGCACATGTCCAAATCAGAACAGCGGGACAAGGTTAGTTACTTCCTGAATGTGGTGGGGCTAGAAAAATTTGCCAATAGTTATCCCAAACAGTTATCGGGGGGAATGAAACAGCGGGTGGCGATCGCCAGAGCGTTAGCGAACGAACCTGCCGTGCTATTGATGGATGAGCCGTTTGGTGCCTTGGACGCTCAAACTAAAGAGCAAATGCAAGAATTTTTACTCGAACTGTGGTCGAAAACCCATGTCACGGTATTGATGATTACTCACGATGTCGAAGAGGCGATCTATCTGTCCCAGCGGATATATGTATTGAGTTGTCGTCCGGGTCGAGTTAAAAGTGAGATTACCATCGATCTACCCGAACATCGCGAACTCGATATTAAGCTCGCGCCTGAATTTGTCGCCATTAAGCGGCAGGTGCTTCAACTCATGCGCCAGGAGTAG